One window of the Delphinus delphis chromosome 20, mDelDel1.2, whole genome shotgun sequence genome contains the following:
- the LOC132416478 gene encoding SNRPN upstream reading frame protein-like has protein sequence MERARDHLHLRWTVEQHVPEVEVQVKHRRIASLSSQACHLYPRPSQQQQQQVPVVDFHAELRQAFLAEIPRGC, from the coding sequence ATGGAGCGGGCCAGGGACCATTTACACCTGAGGTGGACTGTTGAACAGCACGTACCGGAGGTAGAAGTCCAAGTTAAACATAGAAGGATAGCCTCACTGAGCAGCCAGGCGTGTCACCTGTACCCGAGGCCatctcagcagcagcagcagcaagtcCCTGTGGTGGATTTCCATGCAGAACTGAGACAGGCATTCTTAGCTGAGATACCGAGAGGTTGTTAA